A stretch of Methanoregula sp. UBA64 DNA encodes these proteins:
- a CDS encoding tetratricopeptide repeat protein, which translates to MTDSLKSEKELLEDIESDPKNYCAHCNIAELLLNANKINEAEEHFKKSIDINPENECSHLKYAILLAESKRASEAEKHFKIALKLAPNNAGINCNYAFFLQKSGRYDEAYKYYEKAIELDPKQELCYLNYCDFLINIKKLDEAEKYSKKFLEVSPENPDAYSLYAEILKDKGKFEEAENYLKKAVVLDPDNGIRYSNYGTLLFKLEKYGESEKYFKKSVELMPNRADVHSNYSILLEQLKRSEEAENQIKAAIDIDPNDSKYHFDYALLLSSMGRENEAEQEYLKSIELDPTNVRSHNNLGSYYYDLKKYDDAGKHFKTAIEVKPNISRFHSNYGNVLTALGKFCEAEKEYKIAIKLKPADSSAHQNYSSLLKHVKRYSEAEEQCKEAIELDPCDSSIYNEYGVLLFEMKKYQEAEASFQKAIIYAPNNADIHSNYAELLQKLERYSDAEEEIRMALIKDPSNPTNLSNLGDILTDEKYFEDAITVYQQALELSNADNSLLSKIHNNLGWIFTQKNENFRTHFNLNRARVEFSKAIELDDTNSKAHKNLRLLKKNLPQYSVFTTSRCDVIAVCLCLFLIIPVILFLSQKISEYSFALMFLLLIAGFVGVFLSNDFSKFWVGPKGAGFERNLGSLTNSSELRIMSISNEKFEQFSR; encoded by the coding sequence ATGACAGATTCTTTAAAAAGCGAGAAAGAATTACTAGAAGATATTGAGTCAGATCCAAAAAACTATTGCGCTCATTGTAATATTGCTGAGCTCTTACTTAATGCGAATAAAATAAATGAAGCTGAGGAACATTTCAAAAAATCTATAGATATTAACCCGGAAAATGAATGCAGTCATTTAAAATATGCAATATTATTAGCTGAATCAAAAAGAGCGTCTGAAGCTGAAAAACATTTTAAAATCGCTCTCAAATTAGCCCCAAATAATGCTGGGATAAACTGTAACTATGCATTCTTTTTACAGAAATCTGGGCGCTATGATGAGGCATATAAGTATTATGAAAAAGCAATAGAGCTGGATCCCAAGCAAGAATTGTGTTATTTGAATTATTGTGATTTCCTAATCAATATTAAAAAGTTAGATGAAGCTGAAAAATATTCTAAAAAGTTTCTTGAAGTATCCCCAGAGAATCCAGATGCTTATTCACTTTATGCGGAAATATTAAAAGATAAAGGCAAATTTGAAGAGGCAGAAAACTATCTTAAAAAAGCTGTTGTCTTGGATCCCGATAATGGAATACGATACTCAAATTATGGCACCTTGTTATTCAAGTTAGAGAAATATGGAGAGTCTGAAAAATATTTTAAAAAATCTGTTGAATTAATGCCAAACCGTGCAGATGTTCACTCCAATTATTCTATTTTGTTGGAACAATTAAAAAGATCAGAGGAGGCCGAAAATCAAATAAAGGCTGCAATAGATATCGACCCGAATGATTCCAAATATCATTTCGACTATGCACTTCTACTTAGTTCAATGGGTAGGGAAAATGAAGCTGAGCAGGAATATCTGAAATCGATTGAGTTGGATCCAACAAATGTTCGTTCCCATAACAATTTAGGTTCTTATTATTACGATTTGAAAAAATATGATGATGCTGGAAAACATTTTAAAACTGCAATAGAAGTAAAACCCAATATTTCTCGTTTCCATAGTAATTATGGAAATGTTTTAACCGCATTAGGGAAATTTTGCGAGGCTGAAAAAGAATATAAAATTGCTATAAAATTAAAACCGGCTGACTCATCGGCTCATCAAAATTATTCATCCCTATTAAAACATGTGAAGAGATATTCTGAAGCAGAAGAACAGTGTAAAGAAGCCATTGAGTTAGATCCCTGCGATTCCTCTATTTATAATGAATATGGGGTCCTGCTATTTGAGATGAAAAAGTATCAAGAAGCAGAGGCTAGTTTCCAAAAAGCCATAATATATGCTCCAAATAACGCAGATATCCACAGTAATTATGCGGAACTATTACAGAAATTAGAACGGTATTCTGATGCAGAAGAGGAGATTAGAATGGCACTTATAAAAGATCCTTCAAACCCCACAAATCTCAGTAATTTGGGAGATATTTTAACAGATGAAAAATACTTTGAAGACGCCATAACTGTTTATCAACAGGCATTGGAACTTTCAAACGCGGATAACTCTCTCCTTTCGAAAATTCATAACAATTTGGGCTGGATTTTCACTCAAAAAAATGAAAACTTTCGAACACATTTCAATCTGAACCGTGCCAGAGTGGAATTTAGTAAGGCAATTGAATTAGATGATACAAATTCAAAAGCACATAAAAATCTGCGTCTGCTCAAAAAAAATTTACCCCAATATTCTGTATTCACCACTTCAAGATGTGATGTTATTGCAGTTTGCCTTTGCTTATTCCTCATAATCCCAGTAATTTTATTCCTATCTCAAAAAATTTCGGAGTACTCATTTGCTCTAATGTTTTTACTTTTGATAGCGGGATTTGTAGGTGTATTTTTATCAAATGACTTTTCGAAATTTTGGGTCGGCCCAAAAGGAGCGGGATTTGAAAGGAATCTTGGCTCCC
- a CDS encoding PIN domain-containing protein: MIDTWVWIEYFRGSDPAIREVIETPGDVALLTSAITITEIVRKYNGYPRDLLEEMLRLITTVGRVVTVDQEIATAAGYLRNDGFPGGTADAIILATARQAGGKVMTGDLHFKGLDDALFVGS, translated from the coding sequence GTGATTGATACCTGGGTCTGGATCGAGTATTTCCGTGGGTCCGACCCGGCAATCAGAGAGGTTATCGAGACCCCGGGAGACGTTGCATTACTGACATCCGCGATCACCATCACCGAGATCGTACGGAAATACAATGGGTATCCCCGGGATCTCCTGGAGGAGATGCTCCGGCTGATCACTACGGTTGGCCGGGTGGTAACTGTCGATCAGGAGATCGCAACTGCTGCCGGCTACCTGAGAAACGATGGGTTCCCCGGCGGAACTGCTGACGCTATCATCCTTGCAACGGCACGGCAGGCTGGCGGGAAGGTTATGACCGGCGACCTGCATTTTAAAGGATTGGACGATGCGCTCTTTGTAGGATCCTGA